TAATGTCTCTAATAATAAATCATTCGCTTGTTTACGCTGAATGTTTGTTTTTAAATAATCTTCAAAAATAGCTTCTTTTTTTACATCTAGTGCACTTAAAATCAAGGCAGCTCCAATACCTGTACGATCTTTTCCAGCAAAACAGTGAAATAATAGCGGTTCATCTGGATGACTTAAAAAATCTTCAAAAAAAGTTTGATATCCTTTAAGACTAGAATCTGCCAAGATCATTTCTTGATAAATTTTATTCATAACCTTTTCAGGTGACATATTTTCTTGACGAATTAAATCTTCCAACGAAGCACTTTTTCCGACAACACTTGCTAATAAATCGATATGCATATAAGAAGTACCAATTATTTCGTCATCTGGACGCTCTATTTTTTCTTTTTGATTTCTAAAATCATAAATCCTATTTATTTTATGCGTATCTATTAATAATGCTTGATCTTCTTGACATACGTTGACAAGTTCGCCACTTCGAAAGAAGCAATTTTTTTTAACCATTTTCCCATTCTTAGTTGAATAACCACCAATATCTCTAAAATTCACAATTGTTTGCATATCTATAACTCCAATCCTAATTATCTTTAAAATAGGTTGCATACTTTAAAATAACACTTATTCATTTATTGTCTATTATGACGTATGTACAATCACTCATCACTATTATGATAGCATAATTTTTTAACTACTTGACTAAAATTTAAATATTTTTTATAAATTCCAACTATAAAGATGGATTAAACCAATAAAAATACAATTCAAAATTTATTTGAATTGTATGGTTTATGCTAACAGATAAAACTTGAATAAAAATAAATTTTATTTTTAATTAAAGAATAGGCTAAAAATTAGTTTTATTCCATTTTTATTGAGAAATTGTAGAAAAACATCAGAGAATTATCTATATGAATATATCTTTTTTAACATCAATCTTACTAGAATAATTCACTGCAATTCTTTTAATAAAATTAATTTGGCAATGAATTTGTTTAGAAATTGGCTTTTTAGGTATAATAGTGTTATTCATATTTTTATTCTGTTTTGAAATTTCGAAAAATCTTTTTAACCATCAATCAAATGCAATTTTATAAGTATTTTTCTATTTATATTAAAGATAACTTGACTTTATTTTGCCTTTAAGCTTCTGTTATATAGTCTTTAAAAAAAGCCAACTCAGTAAGATTACATATTCTTGCAATATCACTTTTTTGGTCCAAATGAAATACATGACCTAATTCACTTCTATCTTCATTTTCATATAAATTGTACTGCACAGGAATCTGTTTTATTTCTAAGAATTTGGCAAATGGCGCTGCTAGGTCTTTTAAAAAATCATGTGATGCAGTCATTATACTTGTTGGTGGAAAATTATTTGTAATGTACTTCTCTACTGGAAACTGACTAGACAGGGTTTTATCTATTGTATCTTGAAAATAATAAGGAAAATCTTTATTTATTTCTTCATTTTGACCAATGAAATAAACACCGCAATTTAATGCAATCGCTTTAAATTTTATTTGAGCAATTTTAAAATCAAATAATTTTTCATAAGCTTCATTACTAATAAGTGTTGCATATTGCTCGGCTATTTGAGCACCGGCACTATCACCCACTACAAATATGTTTTCTAAATCAATAAAATATTCTTTATGATTGGCTAGTATCCAATTCATTAAGTTGTTTGTATCTTCTAATGGTGCAGGATATCTAGTATTTTGTGCTAATCTATAATTAAAATTAATTACTGTAAATCCCTGTGTTGCTAAAAACATTGTGTAGAATTTATAAATTTCTTTATCACCATAAAAGAATCCACCACCATGAATACTAATTATCGTAGGTAACAATTTTGTAGGTTTTTTTGGATAATAAATATCTAATAAATTTTCTATTCCGTAAGGCCCATAAGTGATATTTTTATTTATTTCAATGGTTTGTGGCTCTTTTAATCCAGTATTACGTTTAGTATCAATTGCTGAAAATTGCTTTCGCATGGCTTCTATATCTATTTTTTCCATTTTTATATTCCTTTCAGTATTATAATTCTGTTTACTTTTAAATCGAATGCAACGATAACTCAAATGAACAAATTATAGTCAATAACCATAAATAGGTAGGTGAAAAAAGTTAACTAGCAATAGATAAGCGATGTTTCTTTTTTTATATCTTATCTTTTCTATGAATTATATTGTATATAGCTATTTTTTATTAAATGATTACTTTTTATCATCTTTCAATAACTACTGGGTATTTATTTAATAATTTTTTTTAAAATCAAAAATTTGACCTTTAGAAACTTATACTAATCAACTATTGATATTACAAAAGTACTGGATACATCATGAATAGATCTTTTAAACTCTAATTTTTGATATAATTCTAAGGACAGTATTCATCATCTGTTTAAATTTTATAGAAGAAAAGCAAGTTGAA
The genomic region above belongs to Melissococcus plutonius ATCC 35311 and contains:
- a CDS encoding tyrosine-protein phosphatase, whose product is MQTIVNFRDIGGYSTKNGKMVKKNCFFRSGELVNVCQEDQALLIDTHKINRIYDFRNQKEKIERPDDEIIGTSYMHIDLLASVVGKSASLEDLIRQENMSPEKVMNKIYQEMILADSSLKGYQTFFEDFLSHPDEPLLFHCFAGKDRTGIGAALILSALDVKKEAIFEDYLKTNIQRKQANDLLLETLRHSGKTEKELEHISTMLYVKREYLQTAFNTIAEHFGSVLGYFKDGLKLSEKNLTDMKKCYTC
- a CDS encoding alpha/beta hydrolase — translated: MEKIDIEAMRKQFSAIDTKRNTGLKEPQTIEINKNITYGPYGIENLLDIYYPKKPTKLLPTIISIHGGGFFYGDKEIYKFYTMFLATQGFTVINFNYRLAQNTRYPAPLEDTNNLMNWILANHKEYFIDLENIFVVGDSAGAQIAEQYATLISNEAYEKLFDFKIAQIKFKAIALNCGVYFIGQNEEINKDFPYYFQDTIDKTLSSQFPVEKYITNNFPPTSIMTASHDFLKDLAAPFAKFLEIKQIPVQYNLYENEDRSELGHVFHLDQKSDIARICNLTELAFFKDYITEA